From the genome of Mycobacteriales bacterium, one region includes:
- a CDS encoding NAD(P)-dependent oxidoreductase → MKIVVTGAAGGLGSHVTAELLSRGHDLVAVDRRGTGDGRPTVVADVTDLTQMRAACAGCDALIHLAAIPSPRRAEPDVVFGNNALSTFAVLQAAADVGIERAVIASSASALGMAWAEPTFSPLYAPIDEEHPLRPADHYGLSKEVAERIGASIHRQSGMAVTALRFPWIPYGPRLAQAVTAVRSDPAERAPMRDLWSYALPEDVAAAAALAIETPGLGFDVLNVVAPDTLSEIPTEELIATYHPTTELRAPLPGSTPAWSTAKAAELLGFTAIHTWRDRLPHLRSNESPPSPTGRPSHP, encoded by the coding sequence ATGAAGATCGTCGTGACCGGCGCCGCCGGCGGGCTGGGGAGCCACGTCACCGCCGAACTCCTGAGCCGCGGCCACGACCTGGTCGCGGTCGACCGGCGCGGCACCGGGGACGGTCGACCGACCGTCGTCGCCGACGTCACCGATCTGACCCAGATGCGGGCGGCCTGCGCCGGGTGCGACGCGCTGATCCATCTCGCCGCGATCCCTTCACCCCGGCGGGCCGAGCCCGACGTGGTCTTCGGCAACAACGCCCTGTCCACATTCGCCGTGCTGCAGGCCGCCGCGGACGTCGGGATCGAGCGGGCGGTCATCGCTTCGAGCGCATCGGCGCTGGGCATGGCCTGGGCGGAGCCGACGTTCTCCCCGCTCTACGCCCCCATCGACGAAGAGCACCCGCTCCGCCCGGCCGACCACTACGGCCTGTCCAAGGAGGTGGCCGAGCGGATCGGTGCGTCGATCCACCGGCAGAGCGGCATGGCGGTCACGGCCCTGCGGTTCCCGTGGATTCCGTACGGCCCGCGGTTGGCGCAGGCCGTCACCGCTGTGCGGTCCGACCCGGCCGAGCGGGCGCCGATGCGCGATCTGTGGAGCTACGCGCTGCCCGAGGACGTCGCGGCGGCGGCCGCGCTCGCCATCGAGACGCCCGGGCTCGGCTTCGACGTCCTCAACGTCGTGGCCCCGGACACCCTCTCGGAGATCCCCACCGAGGAGCTGATCGCCACCTACCACCCCACGACCGAGCTTCGCGCGCCGCTGCCCGGCTCCACGCCGGCCTGGTCCACCGCCAAGGCCGCCGAGCTCCTCGGCTTCACGGCGATCCACACGTGGCGCGATCGGCTGCCGCACCTGCGCAGCAATGAGTCCCCTCCATCCCCCACCGGAAGGCCATCCCACCCGTGA
- the manD gene encoding D-mannonate dehydratase ManD, with protein sequence MKITAARVIVSSPGRNFVTLKIETSDGLYGVGDATLNGRELAVAAYLSEHLVPMLLDRDPANIEDTWQLLYKGAYWRRGPVTMAAIAAVDMALWDIKGKALDTPVWNLLGGKCRPGILAYAHASGRDIDDTIDQAHKLREEGYQAIRLQCAVPGIEEMYGVPRAQQGRDGGGLPYEEPGWSTEKYLRFTPKLFAQARDALGFDVHLLHDAHHRLTPIEAGWLGKRLEEHQLFWLEDAVPAELQDSFRLIRQHTTTPLAVGEVFNSLYDCEQLITEQLIDYIRAAILHAGGITSMRKIAALAEPYHVRTGCHGAGDLSPVTMAAAVHFGVATHNAAIQEHAHHTELQHEVFPHGWHFSDGYLRPGDEPGLGVDIDEKLAAKYPYQRAYLPVSRKVDGSVGSW encoded by the coding sequence GTGAAGATCACGGCGGCCCGGGTCATCGTCAGCAGTCCCGGGCGCAACTTCGTCACCCTGAAGATCGAGACCAGCGACGGGCTGTACGGCGTCGGCGACGCGACCCTCAACGGGCGGGAGCTCGCGGTCGCGGCGTACCTCTCCGAGCATCTCGTACCGATGCTGCTCGACCGCGACCCGGCCAATATCGAGGACACCTGGCAGCTGCTCTACAAGGGCGCCTACTGGCGGCGCGGTCCGGTCACGATGGCCGCCATCGCCGCGGTCGACATGGCGCTCTGGGACATCAAGGGCAAGGCCCTCGACACCCCGGTGTGGAACCTGCTCGGCGGCAAGTGCCGGCCGGGCATCCTCGCCTACGCCCACGCCTCCGGCCGCGACATCGACGACACGATCGACCAGGCGCACAAGCTGCGCGAGGAGGGCTACCAGGCCATCCGGCTGCAGTGCGCCGTACCGGGGATCGAGGAGATGTACGGCGTACCGCGCGCGCAGCAGGGCCGCGACGGCGGCGGCCTGCCCTACGAGGAGCCGGGCTGGTCGACCGAGAAGTACCTGCGCTTCACCCCGAAGCTGTTCGCGCAGGCCCGCGACGCGCTCGGCTTCGACGTCCATCTGCTGCACGACGCACATCACCGGCTCACCCCCATCGAGGCCGGCTGGCTGGGCAAGCGGCTCGAGGAACACCAGCTCTTCTGGCTCGAGGACGCCGTGCCCGCCGAGCTGCAGGACTCGTTCCGGCTGATCCGCCAGCACACGACGACGCCACTGGCGGTCGGTGAGGTCTTCAACAGCCTCTACGACTGCGAGCAGCTGATCACCGAGCAGCTCATCGACTACATCCGGGCCGCGATCCTGCATGCCGGAGGCATTACCTCGATGCGCAAGATCGCCGCGCTGGCCGAGCCCTACCACGTGCGCACCGGCTGCCACGGCGCCGGGGATCTCTCACCGGTCACGATGGCGGCCGCCGTGCACTTCGGCGTCGCCACGCACAACGCCGCGATCCAGGAGCATGCCCACCACACGGAGTTGCAGCACGAGGTCTTCCCGCACGGCTGGCATTTCTCCGACGGATACCTGCGGCCCGGTGACGAACCCGGCCTCGGTGTCGACATCGATGAGAAGCTCGCGGCGAAATACCCCTACCAGCGCGCCTACCTTCCGGTCAGCCGGAAGGTCGACGGCTCAGTCGGAAGTTGGTGA
- a CDS encoding methylated-DNA--[protein]-cysteine S-methyltransferase: MIIETATMDTPAGPLTLIADNDAVIAAGFTPDATPLRARLSLRHRAVDVVDRRELGAITAAVEAYFAGDVRAIDRLPVGQPGGPFVTEAWQALRDIPAGSTLTYTQLAGRAGRPAAVRAAGSACARNLIAPIVPCHRALRSDGSLGGYYWGLPVKRWLLAHEARHAA; this comes from the coding sequence ATGATCATCGAGACCGCCACCATGGACACACCGGCCGGCCCGCTCACCCTGATCGCCGACAACGATGCGGTGATCGCGGCCGGGTTCACGCCCGACGCGACGCCGCTGCGGGCCAGGCTGAGCTTGCGGCATCGCGCGGTCGACGTCGTCGACCGCCGTGAGCTCGGCGCCATCACCGCCGCCGTCGAGGCCTATTTCGCCGGTGACGTCCGCGCGATCGATCGGCTGCCCGTCGGTCAGCCGGGCGGCCCGTTCGTCACCGAGGCGTGGCAGGCGCTGCGCGACATCCCGGCCGGGTCGACCCTCACCTACACCCAGCTGGCCGGCCGCGCGGGACGCCCGGCGGCGGTGCGCGCCGCAGGTTCTGCGTGCGCCCGCAACCTCATCGCGCCGATCGTCCCGTGTCACCGGGCGCTGCGCTCCGACGGCTCCCTCGGCGGCTACTACTGGGGCCTGCCGGTGAAGCGCTGGCTGCTCGCCCACGAGGCCCGGCACGCCGCCTGA
- a CDS encoding rhodanese-like domain-containing protein: MSPLKPAHVPSIDVGAVTADATIVDVREDDEWSAGHVSGASHVPMHAVPSRLAEIPSDRDIVVVCRRGSRSAQVTSYLNGVGYRAVNLTGGMQAWAASGRPMVSDSGEPPEVI, from the coding sequence GTGAGTCCGCTGAAACCCGCACATGTCCCGAGCATCGACGTCGGCGCCGTAACGGCCGACGCGACGATCGTCGACGTCCGCGAAGACGACGAGTGGAGCGCCGGTCACGTGAGCGGCGCCTCACACGTCCCGATGCACGCCGTCCCGTCGCGCCTTGCCGAGATCCCGTCCGACCGCGACATCGTCGTCGTGTGCCGGCGGGGTAGCCGGTCGGCGCAGGTCACGTCCTACCTCAACGGAGTCGGCTACCGGGCCGTCAATCTGACCGGCGGCATGCAGGCCTGGGCCGCGAGCGGCCGGCCGATGGTCAGCGACTCCGGTGAGCCGCCCGAGGTGATCTGA